In the Hyphomicrobiales bacterium genome, one interval contains:
- a CDS encoding hypothetical protein (Evidence 5 : Unknown function), whose translation MKTGLRHSLAAPPPTPGEVLRDRLQAAEGITQDKLALAMKVSRFSVNQIVNGRRAVTAEMAMRLGRVTGTSAEFWLNLQRNVDLYEAERVMSAEIATLPILLRAVDEEDFEEVD comes from the coding sequence ATGAAGACTGGTCTCAGACATTCGCTCGCTGCCCCACCCCCGACGCCTGGAGAGGTCCTCCGAGATCGTCTTCAGGCTGCCGAGGGGATCACTCAGGACAAGCTCGCCCTCGCCATGAAGGTCTCGCGATTCTCCGTGAACCAAATTGTAAATGGGAGACGCGCCGTCACGGCGGAGATGGCAATGCGCCTGGGGCGGGTGACGGGTACGAGTGCCGAGTTCTGGCTAAATCTACAGCGCAACGTCGATCTTTATGAGGCTGAGCGGGTGATGTCGGCCGAGATAGCGACGCTCCCAATTCTTCTGCGCGCCGTTGATGAGGAGGACTTCGAGGAGGTGGATTAA
- a CDS encoding conserved hypothetical protein (Evidence 4 : Unknown function but conserved in other organisms), which yields MEPFADEVTEEIYLTRFSTCAPPHVVVAAHKAIHLILAATQLSDLRFAGTPVKFRGRPGTFGVIVDDKWHVTFQWFNALGPRQLKFERRKPSSTQDLE from the coding sequence ATGGAGCCGTTCGCCGACGAAGTTACAGAAGAGATCTACCTGACTCGCTTTTCGACATGCGCGCCTCCCCACGTTGTGGTTGCCGCACACAAGGCTATCCACCTCATCCTGGCCGCTACACAACTAAGCGATCTGCGTTTCGCCGGAACGCCGGTGAAATTTCGCGGCCGTCCGGGCACGTTCGGCGTGATCGTGGACGACAAGTGGCACGTCACATTTCAGTGGTTCAACGCGCTCGGCCCGCGACAGCTCAAGTTTGAACGGCGTAAGCCGTCATCCACCCAGGACTTGGAGTAA
- a CDS encoding hypothetical protein (Evidence 5 : Unknown function) produces MAFAINPFVCPAPSREFRPGDHLADEDWSSRAAARAIETAQKPWTGSPIENGLTGKLLSHLEAWQQGSVPNQQVFWRFHDLVAHSARITPPELYRLWLPPISIPEVWDFDCGTYPVFNIGDLWESNLTLELFSEFSLPIVPDGFEHRDASVRARRLLIDAMVERLTALAESCAPIDLFRELHAVIKERLRFRVRWSSAACDAEPTTSPITTRDQVLGLEIMTGQSPPSAENRLPEASTATRQGFCADKEEQGHGAVRRRSYRRDLPDSLFDMRASPRCGCRTQGYPPHPGRYTTKRSAFRRNAGEISRPSGHVRRDRGRQVARHISVVQRARPATAQV; encoded by the coding sequence ATGGCTTTCGCGATCAATCCCTTTGTTTGCCCTGCACCGTCACGGGAATTCCGGCCTGGCGACCACTTGGCTGATGAAGATTGGTCTTCGCGCGCTGCGGCCCGCGCGATCGAGACTGCGCAGAAGCCCTGGACGGGCTCCCCCATTGAGAACGGATTGACGGGGAAGCTGCTGAGCCACCTTGAGGCATGGCAGCAAGGCAGCGTCCCCAATCAGCAGGTTTTTTGGCGTTTTCATGACCTTGTGGCGCATTCTGCGCGAATCACGCCTCCCGAATTGTATCGTCTCTGGTTGCCGCCAATCAGTATCCCTGAGGTCTGGGATTTCGACTGCGGCACCTATCCGGTGTTCAATATTGGCGACCTCTGGGAATCTAATCTCACCCTGGAGCTCTTCTCCGAATTCTCATTGCCGATCGTTCCGGACGGTTTCGAGCATAGAGATGCCTCCGTCCGGGCACGAAGGCTGCTTATCGACGCGATGGTTGAAAGGCTCACCGCGCTCGCGGAGAGCTGTGCACCCATCGACCTGTTTCGAGAGCTCCACGCGGTCATCAAGGAGCGTTTAAGGTTCCGTGTTCGTTGGTCGAGTGCCGCCTGCGATGCAGAACCCACTACCTCTCCCATTACGACCCGAGATCAGGTTCTCGGTCTTGAGATCATGACCGGACAATCTCCGCCGTCTGCCGAAAATCGTTTGCCGGAAGCCTCAACGGCTACCCGGCAGGGTTTTTGTGCGGACAAGGAGGAACAGGGCCATGGAGCCGTTCGCCGACGAAGTTACAGAAGAGATCTACCTGACTCGCTTTTCGACATGCGCGCCTCCCCACGTTGTGGTTGCCGCACACAAGGCTATCCACCTCATCCTGGCCGCTACACAACTAAGCGATCTGCGTTTCGCCGGAACGCCGGTGAAATTTCGCGGCCGTCCGGGCACGTTCGGCGTGATCGTGGACGACAAGTGGCACGTCACATTTCAGTGGTTCAACGCGCTCGGCCCGCGACAGCTCAAGTTTGA
- a CDS encoding hypothetical protein (Evidence 5 : Unknown function) — MLPDQDFDDLWYEPLDFEIDTELGRKRPVLAMQEDFASGRIQDAWVTFLQ, encoded by the coding sequence TTGCTGCCCGATCAAGATTTCGACGATCTCTGGTACGAGCCGTTGGATTTTGAAATCGATACCGAGCTCGGGCGGAAGCGCCCGGTGCTCGCTATGCAGGAAGACTTTGCCTCTGGTCGCATCCAGGACGCCTGGGTCACCTTCCTGCAGTGA